The Cellulophaga sp. L1A9 genome window below encodes:
- a CDS encoding translation initiation factor: protein MDLKDQLKNIFPDHQEEKVATPKVVGEKIWMQDDPIICKYEKRKGKPTTILEGYTGADEDFKKLAKELKTKLSVGGSFKDDAIIIQGDYRDKIMIILKEKGFKVKRVGG, encoded by the coding sequence ATGGATTTAAAAGATCAATTAAAAAACATTTTTCCAGATCATCAAGAAGAAAAAGTTGCGACTCCGAAAGTTGTTGGCGAAAAAATTTGGATGCAAGATGATCCCATTATTTGTAAATACGAAAAAAGAAAAGGAAAACCGACCACAATCCTTGAAGGATATACTGGTGCTGACGAAGATTTTAAAAAATTAGCCAAAGAACTGAAGACCAAACTTAGTGTTGGTGGTAGCTTTAAAGATGATGCCATTATTATCCAAGGAGATTATAGAGATAAAATTATGATCATTTTAAAAGAAAAAGGTTTTAAAGTTAAACGTGTTGGCGGTTGA
- a CDS encoding DUF1835 domain-containing protein, with translation MSSLLHITNGDVFTNKLKTLDVPGAIITWREMLCEGKTESNVGSENFWKTRFEFLNKNYKVSKSIFIEKTLKEYRSLCNHKKEDEIVLWFEYDLFCQINMLAVISWLKTHRKYAQISLVCSGNEDKSGVKYGLNDLSDAKLKKLYKNKIVLTLDDIEYADYVWQLYCSDNPIRLENLTDFDNYQFKYLGDSIQAHLHRFPSVKNGLNEMESNMLQLAVDTKPANKGDFMSILLKNQGILGFGDTQFQRALGRLKPLFSSFNPVRLSQKGKLILQGETSYYSCIQENDFYLGGALKYNFLYNTDTNRILKL, from the coding sequence ATGAGTTCCCTACTACACATAACAAACGGCGATGTATTCACGAATAAACTAAAAACACTTGATGTGCCTGGTGCTATTATTACTTGGCGCGAAATGCTTTGCGAAGGCAAAACAGAAAGTAATGTTGGTAGTGAAAATTTCTGGAAAACGCGCTTCGAGTTTTTAAACAAGAATTATAAGGTATCAAAATCTATCTTCATAGAAAAGACCTTAAAGGAATACAGGTCTCTTTGTAACCACAAAAAGGAAGATGAAATTGTATTATGGTTTGAGTACGATTTGTTTTGCCAGATAAATATGTTGGCGGTGATAAGTTGGCTTAAAACGCATCGTAAATATGCACAGATATCATTGGTATGTAGTGGTAATGAGGATAAAAGTGGTGTAAAATACGGGTTAAATGATTTAAGTGACGCCAAGCTAAAAAAGCTTTACAAAAATAAAATTGTACTTACTTTAGATGACATAGAATATGCAGATTATGTTTGGCAATTGTATTGTAGTGATAACCCTATTCGTTTAGAAAATCTTACCGATTTTGATAACTATCAATTTAAGTACTTAGGAGATAGTATACAGGCCCATTTACATCGTTTTCCATCTGTAAAAAATGGTCTTAATGAAATGGAATCTAATATGCTACAATTAGCAGTAGACACCAAGCCTGCTAATAAAGGAGATTTTATGAGTATATTACTTAAAAATCAAGGGATTTTAGGTTTTGGGGACACACAATTTCAACGCGCTTTAGGTCGCTTAAAACCGCTATTTTCTTCATTTAATCCCGTGCGATTATCTCAAAAGGGGAAACTTATTTTACAAGGAGAAACCAGTTATTATTCTTGCATTCAAGAGAATGATTTTTATTTAGGAGGTGCTTTAAAATACAATTTCCTTTACAATACAGATACCAATAGAATTTTAAAATTATAG
- a CDS encoding response regulator, translating to MNLKSILLVDDDESTNFINSVFIKKLDIDVDVYKALNGEEALEILEESSDDSDFFPCLITLDINMPIMNGWAFLERYKKLSPSIKNNCIIVMTTVSEDDKDLIRATNNEDVKEFFQKPMSDEKFSSLLNKYFIL from the coding sequence ATGAATTTAAAATCTATTTTACTTGTAGATGATGATGAATCTACAAATTTTATAAATAGTGTATTTATAAAAAAACTCGATATCGATGTAGATGTCTATAAAGCTTTAAATGGAGAAGAAGCCTTAGAGATTTTGGAAGAAAGTTCTGACGATTCTGACTTTTTCCCTTGTTTAATTACTTTAGATATTAATATGCCTATCATGAACGGTTGGGCATTTTTAGAGCGCTATAAAAAACTATCACCAAGCATCAAGAACAATTGCATTATTGTAATGACTACGGTGAGTGAAGATGATAAAGATTTAATTAGAGCAACAAATAATGAAGACGTAAAAGAATTTTTTCAAAAGCCTATGTCCGATGAAAAATTTAGTTCTTTACTAAACAAATATTTTATTTTATAA
- a CDS encoding DUF6340 family protein, with protein sequence MKNQIKPFLYLGIALFISACASTNKMTMGVTTPAKVHLSSEVKTIGIINRSEPSKGNKGLDKIDQILSAEGLNLDKKGSEAAISSFASELEMIKTLDEIKILENIEEVKSGLGVLPATLSWETIEKLCEEFDVAVIFSLAFYDTDTKSSFKVTTMPLENNLGVKVNVPAQEVTLNTLVNCGWRVYDPATKLILDEKNYTKEMIFHGQGINPLKAVEAVKQRNETIQEYSRNVGIAYAQRLIPNKVRISREYYMSGTDSFKVAHRRALTGDWDGAAELWKQELTNQDLKIQGRANYNMAISSEIDGDLDRAIAYASKAYTDSKDKLALDYVNVLKYRVQQNNVLDQQRSN encoded by the coding sequence ATGAAAAATCAAATTAAACCCTTCCTCTATCTAGGTATAGCACTATTTATATCTGCATGTGCCTCCACCAATAAAATGACCATGGGGGTAACTACACCCGCAAAAGTGCACCTTTCTTCAGAGGTTAAAACCATAGGAATTATAAATAGAAGCGAACCTTCTAAAGGAAACAAAGGCTTAGACAAAATAGATCAAATACTTTCTGCGGAGGGCTTAAACCTAGATAAAAAAGGTTCTGAAGCCGCTATAAGTTCATTTGCTTCAGAATTAGAAATGATAAAAACTCTAGATGAAATTAAAATTCTAGAAAACATAGAAGAAGTTAAAAGCGGTTTGGGTGTTTTACCAGCAACTTTATCATGGGAAACCATAGAAAAGCTTTGTGAGGAATTTGACGTAGCTGTTATATTTTCACTAGCATTTTATGATACAGATACAAAATCATCATTTAAAGTAACCACAATGCCTCTTGAAAATAATCTAGGGGTTAAAGTAAATGTACCCGCACAGGAAGTAACTCTAAATACCCTTGTTAATTGCGGGTGGCGTGTATATGATCCCGCAACAAAATTAATACTTGATGAGAAAAATTACACTAAAGAAATGATTTTTCACGGTCAAGGTATTAATCCTTTAAAAGCTGTTGAAGCCGTAAAACAGCGTAATGAAACCATTCAAGAGTATAGTAGAAACGTGGGTATTGCTTATGCCCAACGTTTAATTCCTAATAAAGTAAGGATATCAAGAGAGTATTACATGTCTGGTACCGACAGTTTTAAAGTAGCACACCGTAGAGCCCTGACTGGCGATTGGGATGGTGCTGCCGAACTTTGGAAACAAGAATTAACTAATCAAGACTTAAAAATTCAAGGAAGAGCCAATTACAACATGGCCATTAGTAGTGAGATTGATGGCGATTTAGATCGTGCCATTGCGTATGCATCAAAAGCATACACGGACTCCAAGGATAAATTAGCATTAGATTACGTCAATGTTCTTAAATATAGAGTACAACAAAACAATGTGCTAGATCAACAGCGCTCCAACTAA
- a CDS encoding uracil-DNA glycosylase, with amino-acid sequence MTWNIHKSWKAHLEQEFNAPYFKELTTFVTEEYQAYTCYPKQEEIFAAFNHCSFEETRVVIIGQDPYHGPNQANGLCFSVHDGVPHPPSLKNIFKELSTDIGKPYPTSGNLENWANQGVLLLNATLTVRAHEAGSHQNKGWETFTDAVIKKISEEKTAVIFLLWGGFAKKKSKLIDENKHHILTSGHPSPLSANRGYWFGNKCFSTTNSILRKIHKEPIAW; translated from the coding sequence ATGACTTGGAATATTCACAAAAGCTGGAAAGCGCACTTAGAACAAGAATTTAATGCGCCATATTTTAAAGAACTTACCACTTTTGTAACAGAAGAATACCAAGCATATACCTGTTACCCAAAACAAGAAGAAATATTTGCCGCATTTAATCATTGCTCTTTTGAAGAAACCAGGGTGGTTATCATTGGCCAAGATCCGTATCATGGACCAAACCAAGCCAATGGCTTATGTTTCTCTGTTCATGATGGTGTACCGCATCCACCTTCATTAAAAAATATCTTCAAAGAATTATCTACGGATATTGGAAAACCCTATCCCACATCTGGTAATCTAGAAAATTGGGCTAATCAAGGAGTCTTACTACTAAATGCAACGTTAACTGTACGAGCTCATGAAGCTGGGAGTCATCAAAATAAGGGGTGGGAAACTTTTACAGATGCAGTGATCAAAAAAATTAGCGAAGAAAAAACAGCCGTTATTTTTTTGTTGTGGGGAGGATTTGCAAAAAAGAAATCAAAACTTATTGACGAAAATAAACATCATATATTGACGTCTGGACATCCGTCTCCATTAAGTGCCAATAGGGGCTATTGGTTTGGCAACAAATGCTTTAGCACCACCAATAGTATTTTAAGAAAAATACACAAAGAACCTATAGCGTGGTAA
- a CDS encoding substrate-binding domain-containing protein has product MKKVRIIGVPEHFNLPWHMAIEENAFKERGIDLSWTDIPEGTGKMCQMLETDETDLAIILTEGIVKSISAGNPAKIVQEFISTPLLWGIHVAAASNYKTISDIKDSTAAISRFGSGSHLMAYVNADNQGWDPKKLKFEVINNLEGAIDALTNKTADYFLWERFTTKPVVDRGVFRRIDDVPTPWPCFVIAATDKFIAENTSLIHHITEVINLYTEEFKNIPSIDKTLANAYGQKLEDIKEWLAITKWSQSELKNSTLKKVQDTLFDLDLIDKKLQPEALLLKR; this is encoded by the coding sequence ATGAAAAAAGTTAGAATTATTGGTGTTCCAGAACATTTTAATCTTCCTTGGCATATGGCTATTGAAGAAAATGCTTTTAAAGAACGGGGTATTGATTTAAGTTGGACAGATATTCCTGAAGGCACAGGTAAAATGTGTCAAATGCTTGAAACCGATGAAACGGATTTAGCCATTATTCTAACAGAAGGTATTGTTAAAAGTATTTCTGCTGGAAATCCAGCAAAAATTGTTCAAGAATTTATTTCTACTCCCCTACTTTGGGGTATTCATGTGGCAGCAGCTAGTAATTATAAGACCATTTCAGACATAAAAGATAGCACAGCAGCAATTAGTAGGTTTGGAAGCGGAAGTCACCTTATGGCATATGTAAATGCTGACAATCAAGGTTGGGATCCAAAAAAATTGAAATTTGAAGTAATTAATAATTTAGAGGGGGCTATTGATGCCTTGACCAATAAAACTGCGGATTACTTCCTGTGGGAAAGGTTTACCACGAAACCTGTTGTAGATCGTGGAGTATTTAGGCGAATTGATGATGTCCCTACACCTTGGCCGTGCTTTGTAATAGCCGCTACGGATAAGTTTATAGCAGAAAACACCAGTTTAATACACCATATCACGGAGGTAATTAATCTATATACCGAAGAATTTAAGAATATTCCGAGCATAGATAAAACGCTCGCTAATGCGTATGGTCAAAAGTTAGAGGATATCAAAGAATGGCTAGCCATTACAAAATGGAGCCAGTCAGAACTAAAAAATTCAACACTTAAGAAAGTTCAGGATACTTTATTTGATTTAGACCTGATTGATAAAAAATTACAACCAGAAGCATTACTCTTGAAGCGCTAG
- a CDS encoding OmpA family protein, which yields MKNMGLKLGVVLLVVTMTVSCSAVKNANNKQKGAVIGAGSGAAIGGILGNNIGSGNNTALGAIIGAVVGGAAGGYIGNRMDKQAERIEEEIPGAEVTRVGEGINVVFNEDAGVYFDTNKSVVKGTSATTLDRLVGILKEYPDSNILVEGHTDSAGADDYNMNLSKQRAESVTSYLNTHGIAATRLTTKWYGETQPKSDNSTAEGKAKNRRVEMVIVASDELKQEALQKTN from the coding sequence ATGAAGAATATGGGATTAAAATTAGGAGTTGTACTACTAGTAGTAACAATGACCGTAAGTTGTAGTGCTGTAAAAAATGCAAACAACAAACAAAAAGGTGCCGTTATTGGTGCGGGTAGTGGAGCTGCCATTGGTGGTATTTTAGGGAACAATATTGGAAGTGGAAACAACACGGCCTTAGGTGCTATTATTGGTGCCGTAGTAGGTGGTGCAGCCGGTGGATATATTGGTAACCGCATGGATAAACAAGCAGAACGTATTGAAGAAGAAATACCTGGTGCAGAAGTAACTAGAGTAGGTGAAGGAATTAATGTAGTATTTAACGAAGATGCTGGGGTATATTTTGATACCAATAAGTCTGTCGTTAAAGGAACTTCAGCAACAACTTTAGATCGTTTGGTTGGTATCTTAAAAGAATACCCAGATTCTAACATATTGGTGGAAGGGCATACGGATAGCGCGGGTGCAGATGACTATAACATGAATTTATCTAAGCAAAGAGCAGAATCTGTGACTAGCTACTTAAATACACATGGTATTGCAGCTACTAGATTAACTACAAAATGGTATGGTGAAACACAACCAAAATCTGACAATAGTACAGCAGAAGGAAAAGCTAAAAACCGTAGAGTAGAAATGGTGATTGTAGCTAGTGATGAACTAAAGCAAGAAGCACTTCAGAAAACAAATTAA
- a CDS encoding isopenicillin N synthase family oxygenase, producing the protein MSVVPSVDLQDFVSGDPKRKEKFIKEIGSAFEDIGFVALSGHFLSDNLVNGLYDEIKGFFKLPQEVKDSYEIEGIGGQRGYTSFGKEHAKGRKEGDLKEFWHFGQYVVDNPKLEKEYPDNVLVKELPKFNEVGEETYKMLEKTAKYVLRALALHLNLEETYFDDYIKNGNSILRPIHYPPITSEPKNAVRAAAHGDINLITLLMGAHGKGLQVKNHKDEWVDAIAKPEELMINVGDMLSRLTNNKLKSTIHQVVNPPKELWGTSRYSVPFFMHPVSEMPLNCLENCIDEEHPKLYEDTTAGAFLHERLIELGLIKK; encoded by the coding sequence ATGAGCGTTGTTCCAAGTGTAGATTTACAAGATTTTGTATCTGGAGATCCAAAGAGAAAAGAAAAATTTATAAAAGAAATAGGAAGTGCTTTTGAAGATATAGGTTTCGTGGCATTAAGCGGACATTTTTTGTCTGATAATTTAGTAAACGGACTATATGATGAGATAAAAGGATTTTTTAAACTTCCACAAGAGGTTAAAGACTCTTATGAAATAGAAGGTATTGGCGGACAAAGGGGGTATACTTCTTTTGGAAAAGAGCATGCCAAAGGAAGGAAAGAAGGCGATTTAAAAGAGTTTTGGCATTTTGGTCAGTATGTGGTAGATAATCCAAAATTAGAAAAGGAATATCCTGATAATGTACTGGTTAAAGAACTTCCTAAGTTTAATGAAGTAGGTGAAGAAACCTATAAAATGTTAGAAAAAACAGCTAAGTATGTTTTAAGAGCTCTGGCATTGCATTTAAATTTAGAAGAAACCTATTTTGATGATTATATTAAAAATGGGAATTCTATTCTAAGACCTATTCATTACCCACCAATTACTTCTGAACCAAAAAATGCAGTGCGAGCTGCAGCCCATGGTGATATAAATCTGATAACTCTTTTAATGGGGGCACATGGAAAAGGCTTACAAGTAAAAAATCATAAAGACGAATGGGTAGATGCTATAGCTAAACCAGAAGAATTAATGATTAATGTGGGTGATATGTTATCGCGTTTAACCAATAACAAACTAAAATCTACCATTCATCAAGTGGTAAACCCACCAAAAGAATTATGGGGAACTTCTAGGTACTCTGTGCCATTTTTTATGCACCCTGTAAGTGAAATGCCTTTAAATTGTTTAGAGAATTGTATCGATGAGGAACATCCTAAATTATATGAAGATACCACTGCAGGAGCGTTTTTACATGAACGTTTGATTGAATTAGGGTTAATAAAAAAGTAA
- a CDS encoding nucleoside phosphorylase, whose translation MQLEPSELVLNADNSIYHLNILPEDIANTVITVGDPDRVAGVSKYFDTIEVKKGKREFHTHTGTLNGKRISVISTGIGTDNIDIVLNELDALVNINFKTRSINEQKKQLDIIRIGTTGAIQPHIEVGDFLLSERAIGFDSLLRFYDAKHILDEEIQNSFMKHTDWSKDKSTPYVVSCDHDLAALFMSDKMHKGFTATNVGFYGPQGRKLRLKTEDENLNAKLASFDYKGLKITNLEMETSGIYGLAKLLGHRAVSLNCILANRSTGEFLTNPTAATEKLIEYALKKLTE comes from the coding sequence ATGCAATTAGAGCCATCAGAGCTAGTTTTAAATGCAGACAATAGCATTTATCATCTTAATATATTACCAGAAGATATCGCAAATACTGTAATTACTGTTGGGGATCCTGACCGTGTTGCTGGAGTATCGAAATATTTTGACACTATAGAAGTTAAGAAAGGAAAACGTGAGTTTCATACGCATACAGGTACTTTAAACGGAAAACGAATTTCTGTTATATCTACAGGGATAGGAACAGATAATATTGATATTGTTCTGAATGAATTGGATGCCTTGGTGAATATCAATTTTAAGACCAGAAGCATTAATGAGCAAAAAAAACAACTAGATATTATACGAATTGGGACTACTGGTGCTATTCAACCTCATATTGAAGTTGGTGATTTTCTCTTGAGTGAGCGCGCTATTGGTTTTGATAGTTTGCTTCGCTTTTATGATGCCAAGCATATTTTAGATGAAGAGATACAAAATAGTTTTATGAAGCATACGGATTGGTCTAAAGATAAATCTACGCCTTATGTAGTATCTTGTGATCATGACCTAGCCGCTCTGTTTATGTCTGATAAAATGCACAAGGGGTTTACAGCAACGAATGTTGGTTTTTATGGTCCACAGGGGCGTAAACTGCGCTTAAAAACGGAAGATGAAAATCTAAATGCCAAATTAGCCTCTTTTGACTATAAGGGTTTAAAAATAACCAACCTGGAGATGGAAACTTCGGGAATCTATGGTTTGGCTAAATTACTTGGACATAGAGCGGTATCGTTAAATTGTATTCTAGCAAATAGAAGTACTGGAGAGTTTTTAACAAATCCTACAGCAGCTACCGAAAAATTAATAGAATATGCTTTAAAAAAATTGACGGAATAA
- a CDS encoding lipocalin family protein produces MRKIVILSVVCSVLLSSCIASKAAREKRNLISGTWELTNISFEGKPGSFKSVIFNDALDICFEGSNWFFRDNNSTGRYTIAQSTLCSGGDRYIRWSVIETDYGTSQLQFKAIDEKNKDISGGYGYRLDIDALSASNMRLKSNVMADGEQVAVVYEFTKQ; encoded by the coding sequence ATGAGAAAAATTGTGATTCTAAGCGTAGTTTGTAGTGTGCTTTTAAGTTCTTGCATTGCATCTAAGGCTGCAAGAGAAAAGCGTAATCTAATTAGTGGAACTTGGGAACTAACTAATATTTCTTTCGAAGGGAAACCAGGGAGTTTCAAATCGGTTATATTTAATGATGCATTAGACATTTGTTTTGAAGGCAGTAATTGGTTTTTCAGAGACAATAACAGTACTGGTCGTTATACGATCGCACAATCTACCCTTTGTTCTGGAGGAGATAGATACATTCGTTGGTCAGTAATTGAAACTGATTATGGAACAAGCCAGCTGCAATTCAAGGCCATAGATGAAAAAAATAAAGATATTTCAGGAGGTTATGGGTATCGTTTAGATATTGATGCACTATCTGCTTCCAACATGAGGTTAAAATCAAATGTAATGGCAGATGGAGAACAAGTAGCCGTAGTATATGAATTTACAAAACAATAG
- a CDS encoding DUF1572 family protein — translation MSLETLKVLFKRDLLKLKSEIESYKEEASLWKVDKNITNSAGNLCLHIVGNLNAFIGVPFGETKYKRDRPAEFSLNNVSRSVLIKQIDSTILVVEKSLATIKEADLENDSPIVLSREKSTAIDYYLTHLVTHLFYHLGQVNYHRRFFE, via the coding sequence ATGTCTTTAGAAACGTTAAAAGTTCTATTCAAGCGAGACCTATTAAAACTTAAATCTGAAATTGAGAGCTATAAAGAGGAAGCTTCTTTATGGAAAGTAGATAAGAATATTACCAATTCGGCAGGAAACTTATGTTTGCATATTGTAGGCAACTTAAATGCATTTATTGGAGTACCCTTTGGTGAAACAAAATATAAAAGAGACAGACCAGCAGAGTTTTCTCTTAATAATGTGAGTCGGTCTGTTTTAATAAAACAGATCGATAGTACAATTTTAGTAGTAGAAAAATCGTTAGCCACTATTAAAGAAGCTGATTTAGAGAATGATAGTCCAATTGTTCTTTCAAGAGAAAAGAGTACAGCGATTGATTATTATTTAACACATTTAGTTACACATCTATTCTATCATTTAGGGCAGGTAAATTATCACAGACGTTTTTTTGAATAA
- a CDS encoding thiamine pyrophosphate-dependent enzyme, producing MQYTDYTISDHTKIQLYKQLLAPRMIEEKMLVLLRQGKITKWFSGIGQEAISVGVTAALHDDEYLLPMHRNLGVFTARKIPLSKLFSQWQGKSNGFTNGRDRSFHFGSQAYKIIGMISHLGPQLGVADGIALANLLKKNKKVTAVFTGEGATSEGDFHEALNVASVWNLPVLFCVENNGYGLSTPTNEQFKCKNIADKGIGYGMESHIIDGNNILEVFSKVSAICTDLRAHPRPVLLEFKTFRMRGHEEASGTKYVPQEVLETWKKKDPIANYESYLIASNIISPETMALLKTKIQQEIEDELQLAYQEEELLLVPEKEVQDIYAPFQYKEYPPNATTENIRLVDAIAQSLKQAMEKHDNLVIMGQDIAEYGGVFKITEGFVAQFGKERVRNTPICESAIISAAMGLSINGMKAIVEMQFADFVSSGFNPIVNYLAKSHYRWAEKADVVIRMPCGAGVGAGPFHSQTNEAWFTKTPGLKVVYPAFPVDAKGLLATAINDPNPVLFFEHKALYRSLYQEVPTDYYTIPLGKAALLKKGTDITIVSYGAAIHWALEVLERKPQIEADLIDLRTLQPLDTETIYNSVKKTGKLIILQEDSLFGSLASEISALVMENCFEYLDAPVQRVASLDTPIPFSKTLEKNYLPKDRFVKALDDLLSY from the coding sequence ATGCAGTACACGGACTATACTATCTCTGATCACACCAAAATTCAATTGTACAAACAACTTTTAGCACCCCGTATGATTGAGGAAAAAATGTTGGTTTTATTGCGTCAAGGAAAAATAACAAAATGGTTTAGCGGAATAGGTCAAGAGGCTATTTCTGTTGGTGTTACGGCTGCCTTGCATGATGATGAATACCTATTGCCCATGCACCGGAACCTGGGGGTATTTACAGCTAGAAAAATCCCTTTATCAAAATTATTCTCGCAGTGGCAAGGCAAATCTAATGGTTTTACGAATGGAAGAGATCGCAGTTTTCATTTTGGCTCTCAAGCGTATAAAATAATTGGCATGATTTCTCATTTGGGACCGCAATTAGGAGTAGCCGATGGAATAGCACTTGCTAACCTTTTAAAAAAGAACAAGAAAGTAACTGCCGTTTTCACAGGAGAAGGCGCTACAAGTGAAGGAGATTTTCACGAAGCTTTAAACGTTGCTTCCGTATGGAATTTGCCCGTTCTCTTTTGTGTTGAAAATAATGGATACGGATTATCTACGCCTACCAATGAACAATTTAAATGTAAAAATATAGCAGATAAAGGAATTGGTTATGGCATGGAATCTCATATCATTGATGGAAATAATATTTTAGAAGTGTTTTCTAAAGTAAGCGCCATTTGTACAGACCTTAGAGCGCACCCAAGACCTGTGCTTTTGGAATTTAAAACTTTTAGAATGCGTGGTCATGAAGAAGCTAGCGGCACAAAATATGTTCCACAAGAGGTATTAGAGACATGGAAAAAAAAAGACCCAATAGCTAATTATGAATCCTATCTTATAGCTTCTAACATTATTTCACCAGAAACCATGGCGCTGCTGAAAACAAAAATACAGCAAGAAATAGAGGACGAATTACAATTGGCTTATCAAGAAGAAGAATTACTCCTTGTTCCGGAAAAAGAAGTTCAGGATATCTATGCGCCTTTCCAATATAAAGAATACCCGCCAAACGCAACTACCGAAAACATCAGACTGGTAGATGCCATAGCTCAAAGTTTAAAACAAGCTATGGAAAAGCATGATAATCTAGTCATCATGGGTCAAGATATCGCGGAATACGGTGGTGTTTTTAAAATCACAGAAGGTTTTGTTGCGCAGTTTGGAAAAGAGCGTGTTCGGAATACCCCCATTTGTGAATCGGCTATAATTTCAGCTGCTATGGGACTATCTATTAACGGAATGAAAGCTATTGTAGAAATGCAGTTTGCCGATTTTGTAAGTAGTGGCTTTAATCCCATTGTCAATTATTTAGCAAAATCGCATTATCGATGGGCAGAAAAGGCAGATGTTGTTATTAGAATGCCCTGTGGTGCAGGAGTAGGGGCTGGTCCTTTTCATTCTCAAACCAATGAAGCTTGGTTTACCAAAACGCCAGGGTTAAAAGTAGTCTATCCTGCATTTCCTGTAGATGCGAAAGGGCTTTTAGCTACAGCAATTAACGACCCAAACCCTGTACTTTTTTTTGAACATAAGGCACTTTATAGAAGTCTATATCAAGAAGTGCCCACAGACTATTACACCATTCCACTAGGGAAAGCGGCATTGCTAAAAAAAGGTACGGATATTACTATAGTTTCCTATGGAGCAGCGATACATTGGGCGCTAGAAGTATTAGAAAGAAAGCCCCAAATAGAAGCAGACCTTATAGACTTGCGAACATTACAACCCTTGGATACGGAAACAATTTATAACTCCGTTAAAAAAACAGGTAAACTTATCATTCTGCAAGAAGATAGTTTGTTTGGCAGCTTAGCGAGTGAAATTTCTGCCTTAGTCATGGAAAATTGCTTTGAATATTTAGATGCTCCCGTGCAGCGAGTGGCAAGTTTAGACACACCCATACCTTTTTCTAAAACACTAGAAAAAAATTATTTACCTAAGGACAGGTTCGTAAAGGCTTTAGATGATCTTTTATCGTACTAA